From Pseudanabaena sp. PCC 6802, one genomic window encodes:
- a CDS encoding response regulator produces the protein MPTPEPSSKQLPTLLVVEDAPDNLALIEQIFDGSDYIIQSAHDGMAAMAWLEQNMPDLILLDLSLPAMDGWEVARRLKADDRTKDIPIVAITANAMLGDKEAAIAAGCDDYLPKPLDIEQLENRVTYWLSRSSDLNKAR, from the coding sequence GTGCCTACGCCCGAACCTAGCTCCAAGCAACTTCCCACTTTATTAGTTGTAGAAGATGCCCCAGATAACCTGGCATTGATCGAGCAGATCTTTGACGGTTCAGATTACATCATTCAGTCGGCACACGATGGTATGGCTGCGATGGCGTGGTTAGAACAAAACATGCCAGACTTGATCCTGCTCGATCTGTCGTTACCAGCGATGGATGGTTGGGAAGTTGCCCGCCGCCTCAAAGCCGACGATCGCACGAAAGATATTCCCATTGTGGCAATTACTGCAAATGCGATGTTGGGCGATAAAGAAGCGGCGATCGCGGCAGGCTGCGACGACTATTTACCCAAACCCCTGGATATCGAGCAACTAGAAAATCGCGTCACGTATTGGCTGAGTAGATCGAGCGATCTAAACAAAGCTCGTTGA
- a CDS encoding FIST N-terminal domain-containing protein, with amino-acid sequence MKWVGSLSTRVSLEAAVQEVTQQVLSGLEGRSPDLGILFVSNTFTSEYPRLLPLVAEKINIKHLVGCSGGGIVGDGQELEQLPALSLLVASLPNVEIETFHIVEEELPDLDSPPDTWQALIGADPREQPSFVILGDPFSFPITDFLRGLDFAYPSAVKVGGLGSSGGLGANALFCSDRNGNYKLHRQGLVGVALQGDITIDAVVAQGCRPIGQTLQVSDCDRNIILALDDKSPLEVLQDVVSELSPSDRDLAQHSLFIGVVMNEFKLMPEQGDFLIRNIIGVDPKTGAIAVGDRMRPGQRIQLHLRDAKASEEDLEEALTRYHNQVGANPPSAAVMFSCLGRGERLYGKPNFDSALFGKYMGNIPVGGFFCSGEIGPVGGTTFLHGYTSAFGMFRVRK; translated from the coding sequence ATGAAATGGGTTGGTAGCCTATCTACAAGAGTATCTCTAGAAGCTGCCGTACAGGAGGTTACTCAGCAGGTTCTGAGTGGCTTAGAGGGGCGATCGCCGGACTTGGGTATTCTGTTTGTCTCTAATACCTTTACCAGTGAATATCCCCGCTTGCTGCCTTTAGTTGCAGAAAAAATTAACATTAAGCATCTGGTTGGTTGTTCGGGGGGCGGCATTGTTGGCGACGGTCAGGAACTGGAACAGCTCCCAGCCCTGTCACTACTGGTCGCCAGCCTGCCAAATGTGGAGATCGAGACATTTCATATTGTTGAGGAAGAATTACCGGATCTAGACAGCCCACCGGATACGTGGCAAGCACTAATCGGTGCTGATCCGAGAGAACAGCCTAGCTTTGTGATCCTCGGCGATCCTTTCTCTTTCCCCATTACTGATTTCTTGCGCGGTCTTGATTTTGCCTACCCTAGCGCCGTCAAGGTGGGGGGATTGGGTAGCAGCGGCGGTCTTGGTGCCAATGCCCTGTTTTGCAGCGATCGCAATGGCAACTATAAGTTGCATCGGCAAGGTCTGGTGGGGGTAGCTTTACAAGGTGATATTACAATTGATGCCGTAGTGGCGCAGGGATGCCGCCCTATCGGACAGACTTTACAAGTATCGGACTGCGATCGCAATATTATTTTGGCACTCGACGATAAATCGCCCTTAGAAGTACTGCAAGATGTGGTTAGCGAGCTTAGCCCAAGCGATCGCGATCTGGCGCAGCACTCGCTATTTATTGGCGTGGTGATGAATGAATTTAAACTTATGCCCGAGCAAGGCGACTTCCTCATTCGCAATATTATTGGTGTCGATCCTAAAACTGGGGCGATTGCGGTTGGCGATCGCATGCGTCCCGGGCAGAGAATCCAGTTGCATTTGCGGGATGCAAAAGCTTCCGAAGAAGATCTAGAAGAGGCACTGACCCGCTACCACAATCAGGTTGGTGCCAACCCACCCAGTGCGGCTGTGATGTTTTCCTGCTTGGGGAGGGGAGAACGGCTATATGGCAAGCCTAATTTTGACTCCGCCCTATTCGGCAAATATATGGGTAACATCCCGGTAGGCGGGTTTTTCTGTAGCGGAGAAATTGGGCCGGTAGGCGGTACGACCTTTTTGCACGGCTACACATCCGCTTTTGGCATGTTTAGAGTTAGAAAATGA
- the apcB gene encoding allophycocyanin subunit beta, translated as MQDAVTSLIGNYDAIGRYFDRNALDRLQSYFGTGAARLKAASVITANASSIVRQAASKLFEIVPDLIAAGGNAYTTRRYAACLRDMDYYLRYASYALVAGSNDVLDERVLQGLRDTYSALGVPIGPTVRSIQIMKDLAMELAGENADWLAEPFDYMSRELSEKNV; from the coding sequence ATGCAAGATGCCGTAACATCTCTGATTGGCAACTACGATGCTATAGGCCGTTATTTTGACCGCAATGCGCTCGATCGCCTGCAATCCTATTTTGGCACTGGTGCTGCCCGTTTAAAAGCTGCATCGGTAATTACAGCTAATGCTTCTTCTATTGTGCGCCAAGCTGCCTCAAAGCTATTTGAGATCGTGCCAGATCTAATTGCTGCGGGGGGCAATGCTTATACAACTCGCCGCTATGCTGCTTGCTTGCGGGATATGGACTACTACCTACGCTATGCCAGCTATGCCTTAGTCGCTGGTAGTAATGACGTACTCGATGAAAGAGTTTTACAAGGATTGCGGGATACCTATAGTGCCTTAGGGGTGCCAATTGGTCCTACGGTGCGGAGCATTCAAATTATGAAAGATTTGGCGATGGAGTTAGCTGGTGAAAATGCGGATTGGTTGGCCGAACCATTTGACTACATGAGCCGCGAGCTAAGCGAAAAGAATGTTTAG